AAAAGCGGGCGGAGGCCGAGGATGCTTCCGACGAAGAATAATCGACAAGGCCGGCCATGGCCCGCAATCCTTTCCAAGACCCAGACGAAAGCTGGGCTATATCAGTGTTTTGAGCTTTTTCAACCGCTTGCCCGTTTCGGCCAGAATTTCTTCGTTTCTTGAGAAGTGCAGCCGGATGAGGTGGTTGACCGGTTCGTGGAAAAAACTGGAGCCGGGGACGGCCGCCACGCCCACCTTCTCTGCCATCCAGCGGCAGAATTCGTTGTCGTCGGTCACACCGAATTCGCTGCAGTCCACCATCACATAATAGGCGCCCTGGGGCTTTGTATAGGCCAGTCCGGCTTCGTCCAGGTACCCCAGAAACAGATCCCGCTTGCGGGTGTAGTCCGCCGTGAGCTGCCCGTAATAGCTCAAGGGCAATTCCAGGGCGGTCACGGCCGCCTCCTGCAGCGGGGCTGCGGCCCCGACGGTGAGAAAATCGTGCACCTTGCGGGCCCCGGCGACCACCGTTTCCGCGCCGATCACGTATCCCAGGCGCCAGCCGGTCATGTTGTACGTTTTGGACAGGGAACTGCACGAAATGGTGCGTTCGAACATGCCCGGCAGAGCGGCCATGTAATGGTGGCGGTAGGGCGGGTAGACGATGTGCTCGTAAACCTCGTCCGTGATCACGAAGGCGTCGAACTCCCTGGCCAGGTCGGCGATAATCTGCAGCTCTTCGAGGGAGAAGACCTTCCCCGAGGGGTTGGACGGATTGCACAGCACGATGGCCTTGGGACGCTTTTCGAAGGCGGCACGCAATTGGGCCGGATCGAAATCGAAGTCCGGGGGGTGCAGGGGCACGTAGATCGGTTCGGCGCCGCTGAGGATCGTGTCGGCGCCGTAGTTCTCGTAGTAGGGAGAAAAGACGATTACCTTGTCGCCGGGATTGCAGGCTGTCATCATGGCCGTCATCATGGCCTCGGTGCTGCCGCAGGTGACCACCACATGGGCGTCGGCGTCCAGGTCGATGCCCATCCAGTGCCGCTGCTTGTCCACGAGGGCCTTGCGGAAGCGGGGCGCTCCCC
This window of the uncultured Desulfosarcina sp. genome carries:
- a CDS encoding aminotransferase class I/II-fold pyridoxal phosphate-dependent enzyme, whose translation is MPKTADRLTRFTESVIREMTRVANQYDAINLSQGFPDSDPPAEVLAAGKRAMAEGPHQYAITWGAPRFRKALVDKQRHWMGIDLDADAHVVVTCGSTEAMMTAMMTACNPGDKVIVFSPYYENYGADTILSGAEPIYVPLHPPDFDFDPAQLRAAFEKRPKAIVLCNPSNPSGKVFSLEELQIIADLAREFDAFVITDEVYEHIVYPPYRHHYMAALPGMFERTISCSSLSKTYNMTGWRLGYVIGAETVVAGARKVHDFLTVGAAAPLQEAAVTALELPLSYYGQLTADYTRKRDLFLGYLDEAGLAYTKPQGAYYVMVDCSEFGVTDDNEFCRWMAEKVGVAAVPGSSFFHEPVNHLIRLHFSRNEEILAETGKRLKKLKTLI